A stretch of DNA from Deltaproteobacteria bacterium:
GCCCATTTACCCTGCTGCAAAGCTACCGGCGCCACACCAGGTAACGGTGCCTCACGGTTATGAGCGAAATGTGCCTGGTCCCCCACCACAAAAATATTCGGTGAGGATTCGAGGCTTAAATCTTCCTGAACAACAACCCGGCCCTGGCGGTCTTTCTCACCCTCCAAAGCTTTATTCAGCTCAGGCGCCTTCACCCCTGCTGCCCAAACCACGGTGGCTGCCTCGACTCGTTCACTGCCTATCTCAACACCTTCCTCGTCGATGCTCGTCACCATGCTCGAAGTCCATACCTGGACCCCGATTTTCTCCAAATCACGCATCGCAATGGCAGACTGAGCGTCCGAGAACATGGGTAAAATACGTGGTCCTGCCTCAATGAGAATCACTCGGGTCAATCCTGGATCGATGGAGCGAAATTCCTGAGAGAGCGTAAATCGGCTCATTTCAGCGATTGCGCCCGCCAGCTCCACCCCAGTGGGACCGGCACCAACAATCACAAATGTGAGATTTCTTTTAAGTTCAGCTCTGTCTCGAGCTCGTTCTGCTCGCTCAAACGCTGTGAGTACCCTACGCCGTATCTCGGTTGCCTGTTCGATGGTTTTAAGGCCTGGAGCATGCGCTTCCCAATGTTCATTCCCGAAATACGAGTGGCTCGCGCCACAAGCCAGAAGAAGATAATCATAAGATATTTCCTCGTGATCGGTGTGAACCGTGTTCGCACGCGAATCAACATTGCGAACCTCCGCTTGCAAAACCGAGATATTTGAGAAGCGCGACAAAAGCGTCCGGATTGGAGCCGCAATCTCTGCGGGGCTCAAACCGGCTGTCGCCACTTGATACAATAAAGGTTGAAAAAGGTGATGGTTACGTCTGTCAATCAGCGTCACTGAGACGCCTTTTTGACCACCTAAAATTCGAGCTGCATTTAAACCCGCAAAACCCCCGCCGACGATAACCACGTGCTTCATTCTTTCTCCAATCCATGACGCATTGCGCAAAACCGAAGAAAGCACGGCATGACGCAATACGTCAAGGGCGGGCCGAAGTTTTTTCACAGATATCGCTCCCAGCCGAAGCCGATACCATCTCTAAAATTCTTCTTTCACAATCACATCGGGTCCACTAGAGTCGTGATTCTTGTCAGGAGTAATTACGTGAATGATTTCAACAACCGTTTGCTGGACGCCATCCTCAAAGCTCCAAAATGGGCAGGTCCTGACACACGAAGTACCCCGGAAGCGCTCTACCTGAGTCGACGGCAATGGCTCCAAAAAGCTGGCTTTTCCGGCGCGGCACTGACTTTGGCTGGCTGCGGTTTATCCATTGATGGCAACCCGCTTGGCACCACGGGAACAGATACCGGAACCTCAGATCCGATTTACGGAGACTGCCAAACCAACGCATTTCCTCCACCCCACGACGCCTACTACCCCGCCTCCGTCAACACTGGCTTTGAAGTCACCGACCGTGACCACACGCCGGCAGAGCTCGCTACGCAGTACAACAATTACTACGAATTCACAGTCTTCAAAGACAAGGTTTGTACCCTCACATCCGAGTTTCCGACCTACCCTTGGAACTTGGAAGTCGGCGGCCTCGTGGAAAACCCACAGACCTTCTCGTTGGATGACCTGGTTGAGAATTTCACCCTCGAAGAACGCCTCTACCGGTTTCGCTGCGTTGAGGCTTGGTCCATGGTCGTTCCGTGGACAGGCTTTCAATTGAGCAAGTTGCTCGAGGCGGTGCGGCCCACCCCTGAAGCCAAATTTGTTCGCTTCATATCGGCCAATGACCCTGCAACGATGCCTGGGGTAAACCTCATTCCGCAATACCCTTGGCCCTACACCGAGGGACTGCGTTTAGACGAAGCCCAAAATGAGCTTACGTTGCTCGCCATGGGGCTCTACCAGAAGCCATTGCTTACTCAAAATGGTGCACCCATTCGGCTCGTGGTGCCTTGGAAGTACGGGTATAAAAATCCAAAATCGCTCGTAAAAATTGAACTCACCGCGGAGCAACCAGCAACCTTCTGGAACAGTATTGGGCCCACTGAATACAGCTTCGAATCCAATGTTGATCCCGACGAACCCCATCCGAGATGGTCACAAGCTGAAGAACGCCCGCTCGGTGGAACCGGAACGATTCCAACACTTAGATACAACGGTTATGAAGATTACGTAGGTTCACTCTATGCGTAAGTTATGCACGGCCCTCTTATTGCTCCTCGTTCCAACAATCGCTCAGGCGGGACCTTGGCTTAAAGACACCGGAGCCGGCTACGCGAAGTTCTCAACCACTTACTTTCAATCAGATGGCTACTATCGCGCTTCAGAAGAAACTGACCTTTCCTTTTCATCTTATAGCCTGAGCCTATACAGCGAAGTGGGCCTTCCGGGCCCCTTTCAGGTAATAGTTCAACTTCCATTCATATTCGCAGCCAACTCAGCCGCATCGGATGCGGCTTTTCGCAATGCAGACTTCGGTGATGGCCGATTCTCCGTAGAATGGGCGCCGTGGAGTAGCCTGAATCTCGTTGTAGGCATGGACTTGGTGGTGCCGCTTTATACTCCCGTAACCAGCCAGCAACTGCCCGGAGAGCTTAGTGCGTGGCAAACCAGCTTTCCTGATCTGGGAGATGGCAATTACGACCTCACAACACGCATCGATTACGGGCTATCTCTCTCAGTGATACCGGGTTGGCTCACCGGCTCTGCTGGTTATCGCAAAAGATTTGGCTACTACGTGGACGGCGTCGATCTCAAAATGCAACTCGGGGTCTGGCTATTTCCAGACAAAGCTTACGTGAGCGTCTACAGCCAAGCACTGCTCAATGTGGCAAAAGATCCAGAGCCCACGCTCTTAACCAGCCGTGAAACCGTATCGATGGAAGTGAGCTTAGGTGTAACCGCTGATCCACTTGAAAAGAATCTACACTTGGTTTTTTCTTACGGAACCCTGCTTTACACTCGATTCGCATCACCCGGCTACAGCTTAACCCTGGGTGTCGCCTATAGCTGGGATGGCATCTCTTAAAGCGCTATATCGCATCCTTAAAACAGCGAACCACGATGGTTTGCGTATTCCAAATACTCGCCTCATCATCGTCCTCAAACGGCATTTCAATATGGACGGACCGGTCGAGCCGTTCAGGCAGTGCGCGTACACGAGATGGTTGCGGATCGCCGGGTTCCAGTGTGGCTACTTTGAGCTGGCCATCACTGCCAGTTACGAAGAGTGAAAGCGAGAAATACATCGACGCTGTATTTTCGGTATTGGCTGTTGCGCTATTTTGAGCTGCATACTCTTCAAAAAAAGTTGAATCCTGAGCCATCACAAACTCTTCGGTAGGCATTGCCCAACCTTCGCCCAGCTCGTGTGCACAAGCATCTACTTCTTCGAGAAACTGGGGAATCCAATACGGCTTACTTCTAAATCCAAGATCTACGTCATAAGCACACGACGAGATTGCAATATAGTTGGCGTCAAGCTGCTCGCGAGTCAGTACAGTTTCTCCCGTGGCTACTGTAATCTGAGACGCATACGGTTCGTGGTCTAAACAAAAGTCCATCATCTCTGGAAACGTCATCATGGGTTCCTCAGCTTGAACCCAATCCCACGTTGCGCCTGGGCTCGCCGGATAATCCTCGCCCTCAATTTCATAAAAGAGGATGTAACGTGGAAAAAGCGGCGCGGAAATCGCTGTCAACCCAACCAATATTTCTCCATCGGCCTCATTCACTGTGGGCATCAGGCTGTCTGGTGAACTGCAGGCACTCAAGCCGCCAAGCACAAGAAAGAGAACTGCAAAAGCTAATGAAATAATTCGCAACGGGGGTCTCCTGGGTCGAGTAAAAAAGGGGAAGTCCTCCAGGAGGAGCAGATGTTGTGCCAAAACTTAAATCTATATAAAACAGCGACTTACAATAGAACCGGCGCCACTTTACGCGCGTTGAACAACATTTCTTGCGCAGTAGTATGCAATCTTTGTTCGCACGGTCTTTGGTACACAAGTTTTAAAACCCTGAGTAATCAATTACAAACCCCACTTGTCATTGGCATTCAGATGCCTAAAGTACTAGAGATGGCTCCATAAACGCCTCAAGGAGTAAGCATGTTTCGCACGACAAACCCTGCCATGGGTGAGCAAATCTTTCATAAAGCCAGACAAAACGCCGCATCGAGTACTGAGCGGATGACTCTCGACGGAACCGTTAACAAGACAGCTATCTTACTGGGCCTAGCCCTCATCACGGCAATGTGGTCGTGGAATGTTGTGTTTCCGGGCTCAGCCAATGTAGCGGTTGGGGCATTGCCCTCACCACCCGCGTGGCTCCTCATGGGCGCCCCTATTCTGGCCATCATTGCTGCCTTGGTAACCATATTCAAACCCACCGTGGCCCATATATCTGCTCCCGTTTATGCCTTGCTGGAAGGCCTTGTTCTCGGAACCATCTCAGCGATGTTTGAAGTGAGCTATCCTGGTATTGCTATGCAAGCCGCCTTCGGCACACTCGCAACCTTGGGAGGGCTATTGCTGGCCTACCGATCTGGTTTTATCCAAGTCACTGACAAATTCCGACTCGGCGTAGTAGCGGCAACCTCAGGCATCTTCATGCTTTATTTTGTAAGCATGATTATGAGTTTCTTCGGAGCGGAAATACCGTTTATCCGGGGCGGCGGCATCATGGGAATTGGCTTCAGCCTTATCGTGGTTGCAATCGCAGCCATGAACCTCGTGCTCAATTTTGATTCAGTTGAAGGTGGTGTAGAGGCTGGTGCCCCTAAACACATGGAATGGTACGGCGCATTCGGAGTTATGGTTACTCTCGTATGGCTCTATATTGAGATGTTGGTACTCCTTAGCAAATTACGAGACCGCTAGGTATCAACGGAATTCCCGTTCTACTGCAAGTTAATCCGCTCTATTCATTCTGATAAGCAGCGAAAAATTCATCAATCATACCTTGTCCGCCATGGCCTTGCTGCCACGCGTCACCGGTACCC
This window harbors:
- the msrP gene encoding protein-methionine-sulfoxide reductase catalytic subunit MsrP; the encoded protein is MTQYVKGGPKFFHRYRSQPKPIPSLKFFFHNHIGSTRVVILVRSNYVNDFNNRLLDAILKAPKWAGPDTRSTPEALYLSRRQWLQKAGFSGAALTLAGCGLSIDGNPLGTTGTDTGTSDPIYGDCQTNAFPPPHDAYYPASVNTGFEVTDRDHTPAELATQYNNYYEFTVFKDKVCTLTSEFPTYPWNLEVGGLVENPQTFSLDDLVENFTLEERLYRFRCVEAWSMVVPWTGFQLSKLLEAVRPTPEAKFVRFISANDPATMPGVNLIPQYPWPYTEGLRLDEAQNELTLLAMGLYQKPLLTQNGAPIRLVVPWKYGYKNPKSLVKIELTAEQPATFWNSIGPTEYSFESNVDPDEPHPRWSQAEERPLGGTGTIPTLRYNGYEDYVGSLYA
- a CDS encoding NAD(P)/FAD-dependent oxidoreductase, encoding MKHVVIVGGGFAGLNAARILGGQKGVSVTLIDRRNHHLFQPLLYQVATAGLSPAEIAAPIRTLLSRFSNISVLQAEVRNVDSRANTVHTDHEEISYDYLLLACGASHSYFGNEHWEAHAPGLKTIEQATEIRRRVLTAFERAERARDRAELKRNLTFVIVGAGPTGVELAGAIAEMSRFTLSQEFRSIDPGLTRVILIEAGPRILPMFSDAQSAIAMRDLEKIGVQVWTSSMVTSIDEEGVEIGSERVEAATVVWAAGVKAPELNKALEGEKDRQGRVVVQEDLSLESSPNIFVVGDQAHFAHNREAPLPGVAPVALQQGKWAAKNILRDLKEQVRLPFVYTDKGQMATIGRSRAIMSFAGMEFRGFFAWLSWLLVHIYYLAGFRNRVFVVMQWAWSYMTFRRSARLIVDKEWRSFPPNPVKSTKVL
- a CDS encoding Bax inhibitor-1/YccA family protein, producing the protein MFRTTNPAMGEQIFHKARQNAASSTERMTLDGTVNKTAILLGLALITAMWSWNVVFPGSANVAVGALPSPPAWLLMGAPILAIIAALVTIFKPTVAHISAPVYALLEGLVLGTISAMFEVSYPGIAMQAAFGTLATLGGLLLAYRSGFIQVTDKFRLGVVAATSGIFMLYFVSMIMSFFGAEIPFIRGGGIMGIGFSLIVVAIAAMNLVLNFDSVEGGVEAGAPKHMEWYGAFGVMVTLVWLYIEMLVLLSKLRDR